A single genomic interval of Nitratidesulfovibrio sp. SRB-5 harbors:
- a CDS encoding protein-disulfide reductase DsbD family protein produces MTVEVFREVRAGEDGVLAVVWLEMPSGYHAYANDMDGSGGKGSGVGLPTVVTVRGASSQASAPARAAAPVGTPGILYPPGREIMDPLSPGQRVLVYEGRAPVFVRLPQDHLDRDLTASVSLLLCSDRNCLPYRGGVGFRVDGAALGQLPRADDQPWMEQLRTARPGVQVASARLGEDAATAGQPAPTAAGSGAFPAVAPAAVATPAKGTQDAQGAQEQGDRVTIPFGKGGRSVPLPGMPDAQAAANATEGAVSGSLPGTIHWNFAPRYQVPELEVSGLGKALLLGLLAGLLLNLMPCVLPVISLKLSGFVAVAGLGGDEERRAHFREHNLLFAAGIMAWFLLLAFILGGAGLAWGQLFQRPGVVMGLLMVVFGLGLSMFGLFTLPVLDLKAVGAGGSGRAQPFFTGLVATLLATPCSGPLLGGVLGWAFQQPPEIMAFVFTSVGMGMALPYLVLAARPGLVRHFPRPGAWTGTLEQLVGFFLMGTAVYLLTILPDAWLMPALVTLLAVAFAAWIWGRWGGLDASPRRRTMVRLTAPALVAVAVWLAFAPSAPPARWEPFEPATFRAMLGREPLIVDFTADWCPNCKLLEQTTLSSGAVSEWSRRYGARLVRVDLTAESPEAQALLRSLGSSSIPVVALFPKGLLSASPVVLRDLFTTGQMEQALLEAFGKPKQEWAD; encoded by the coding sequence GTGACTGTCGAGGTCTTCAGAGAGGTCCGCGCGGGCGAGGACGGCGTCCTGGCGGTGGTCTGGCTGGAAATGCCTTCCGGGTACCATGCCTATGCCAACGACATGGACGGCAGCGGCGGCAAGGGAAGCGGCGTGGGGCTGCCCACGGTGGTCACCGTGCGCGGTGCCTCGTCCCAGGCTTCCGCGCCAGCCCGGGCCGCTGCTCCCGTCGGCACGCCCGGCATTCTGTACCCGCCGGGCCGCGAGATCATGGACCCCCTGTCTCCCGGCCAGCGGGTGCTGGTGTACGAAGGCCGCGCGCCGGTGTTCGTGCGTTTGCCGCAGGACCATCTGGACCGCGACCTGACGGCCTCGGTTTCCCTGCTGCTGTGCTCCGACCGCAACTGCCTGCCGTATCGCGGCGGGGTGGGGTTCCGCGTGGACGGTGCCGCGCTTGGCCAATTGCCCCGCGCCGACGATCAGCCCTGGATGGAACAGCTACGCACGGCGCGCCCCGGGGTGCAGGTGGCATCCGCCCGCCTGGGAGAGGACGCCGCCACGGCGGGCCAGCCTGCGCCCACGGCAGCCGGTTCGGGAGCTTTTCCCGCCGTTGCCCCGGCAGCCGTCGCGACACCGGCAAAGGGCACGCAGGATGCCCAGGGCGCGCAGGAGCAGGGGGACAGGGTAACCATTCCCTTCGGCAAGGGAGGGCGCTCCGTGCCCCTGCCGGGCATGCCAGACGCGCAGGCGGCCGCCAACGCCACGGAAGGTGCGGTGTCCGGCTCCCTGCCCGGCACCATCCACTGGAATTTCGCGCCGCGCTACCAGGTGCCCGAACTGGAGGTTTCCGGCCTGGGCAAGGCGTTGCTGCTGGGCCTGCTGGCGGGCCTGCTGCTGAACCTGATGCCCTGCGTGCTGCCGGTGATCAGCCTGAAGCTGAGCGGCTTCGTGGCCGTGGCGGGCCTGGGGGGCGACGAGGAGCGCCGGGCGCACTTCCGCGAGCACAACCTGTTGTTCGCGGCGGGGATCATGGCCTGGTTCCTGTTGCTGGCCTTCATCCTGGGCGGTGCGGGCCTGGCCTGGGGGCAACTGTTCCAGCGGCCCGGCGTGGTCATGGGGCTGCTGATGGTGGTGTTTGGCCTTGGACTGAGCATGTTCGGGCTGTTCACTTTGCCCGTGCTGGACCTGAAGGCGGTGGGAGCGGGCGGTTCAGGCCGTGCGCAGCCGTTCTTTACCGGTCTGGTGGCTACCCTGCTGGCCACCCCGTGCAGCGGCCCGCTGCTGGGCGGCGTGCTGGGCTGGGCCTTTCAGCAGCCGCCGGAGATCATGGCCTTCGTGTTCACCTCGGTGGGCATGGGCATGGCCCTGCCGTACCTGGTGCTGGCGGCCCGTCCGGGACTGGTGCGCCATTTTCCCCGGCCCGGCGCGTGGACCGGCACGCTGGAGCAACTGGTGGGCTTTTTCCTGATGGGCACCGCGGTGTACCTGCTGACCATCCTGCCTGATGCCTGGCTGATGCCCGCGCTGGTGACCCTGCTGGCTGTGGCCTTTGCCGCGTGGATATGGGGGCGCTGGGGCGGGCTTGACGCCTCGCCGCGCCGCCGGACGATGGTACGGCTGACCGCTCCGGCGCTGGTGGCGGTGGCGGTGTGGTTGGCCTTTGCCCCTTCGGCCCCGCCTGCCCGCTGGGAACCCTTTGAACCCGCCACTTTCCGGGCCATGCTGGGGCGCGAGCCGCTCATCGTGGACTTTACCGCCGACTGGTGCCCCAACTGCAAGCTGCTGGAACAGACCACCCTGTCCAGCGGGGCGGTGTCCGAATGGTCACGCCGGTATGGCGCCCGGCTGGTGCGCGTGGACCTGACGGCGGAATCACCCGAGGCCCAGGCCCTGCTGCGCTCGCTGGGCAGCAGCAGCATTCCCGTGGTGGCGCTGTTCCCCAAGGGGCTGTTGTCTGCCTCGCCGGTGGTCTTGCGCGACCTGTTCACCACCGGACAGATGGAACAGGCCCTGTTGGAGGCCTTCGGCAAGCCGAAGCAGGAGTGGGCCGATTGA
- a CDS encoding glycosyltransferase family 9 protein, with protein sequence MRRILVCQLRQIGDVLLATPSLELLHRHFPDAEVHVLTERKCTPMLQGNPAVHTVWAIDKKDLGSLAREVAFYWRVARSGFDVVVDFQQLPRCRWVVAMSRARVRLSYTPAWYNRWLFTHWVRPRDGYAAMAKASVLEPLGVRWNGERPRLYLSDTERDTARALLASLGLAEGQRLVTVDPTHRRATRRWPAAHYGRLLSLAAAHDPSLRFMPLFGPGEEDDVRAVVDACDCPEKVLMPDRMLSLREMAACMAEAVLHVGNCSAPCHIAVAVGTPTFVVRGATSRAWSFPAPEHFHMALGLDCQPCNRNECANPDQLACLVRLTPESVCRAMLDHLAAVSR encoded by the coding sequence GTGCGGCGCATCCTGGTCTGCCAGTTGCGGCAGATCGGCGACGTGCTGTTGGCCACCCCCTCGCTGGAACTGCTGCACCGCCACTTTCCCGACGCGGAAGTGCACGTGCTCACCGAGCGCAAGTGCACGCCCATGCTGCAAGGCAACCCCGCCGTGCACACGGTGTGGGCCATCGACAAGAAGGACCTGGGGTCCCTTGCGCGCGAGGTGGCCTTCTACTGGCGGGTGGCGCGCTCCGGCTTTGACGTGGTGGTGGATTTTCAGCAGTTGCCGCGTTGCCGGTGGGTGGTGGCCATGTCGCGCGCGCGGGTGCGTCTGTCGTACACGCCCGCGTGGTACAACCGCTGGCTGTTCACCCACTGGGTGCGCCCGCGCGACGGGTATGCCGCCATGGCCAAGGCCAGCGTGCTGGAGCCGCTGGGCGTGCGCTGGAACGGCGAACGTCCCCGCCTGTACCTGAGCGACACGGAACGCGACACCGCGCGCGCACTGCTGGCTTCACTGGGGCTGGCAGAGGGGCAGCGGCTGGTCACCGTGGACCCCACGCACCGCCGCGCTACCCGGCGCTGGCCTGCCGCCCATTACGGCAGGTTGCTGTCACTGGCCGCCGCGCATGATCCCTCGTTGCGCTTCATGCCGCTGTTCGGCCCCGGAGAGGAGGACGACGTGCGCGCCGTGGTGGACGCCTGCGACTGCCCGGAAAAGGTGCTGATGCCGGACCGCATGCTGTCGCTGCGCGAAATGGCCGCCTGCATGGCCGAGGCCGTGCTGCACGTGGGCAACTGCTCCGCGCCGTGCCATATCGCCGTGGCCGTGGGCACGCCCACCTTCGTGGTGCGCGGGGCCACCAGCAGGGCGTGGTCGTTCCCCGCGCCGGAACATTTTCACATGGCCCTGGGGCTGGACTGCCAGCCCTGCAACCGCAACGAATGCGCCAACCCCGACCAGTTGGCCTGCCTTGTGCGCCTGACGCCGGAATCGGTGTGCCGGGCCATGCTGGATCACCTGGCAGCCGTGTCGCGCTGA
- a CDS encoding TetR/AcrR family transcriptional regulator: MKRDARRAILDAGAELVHRKGFNNTGIKEVLDLAQVPKGSFYFYFPSKEEFGLALIDHYREVRTPALIQVLRDAETPPLDRLRRFFELARQRYQEWGFERGCPFGNLAQEMCDLSPAICEKLREVLGGLSRAMGDILHEAATRGELAPGLEPYETAAFVMDAWEGAILRMKAEKNVQPLLRLEHMVFARLLTDTRNAAPNQPDHHG, translated from the coding sequence ATGAAACGCGACGCACGCAGAGCCATCCTGGACGCCGGGGCCGAACTGGTCCACCGCAAGGGATTCAACAACACCGGCATCAAGGAAGTCCTCGACCTGGCCCAAGTGCCCAAGGGTTCGTTCTATTTCTACTTTCCCAGCAAGGAAGAGTTCGGACTGGCGCTCATCGACCACTACCGCGAGGTGCGCACTCCGGCCCTGATCCAGGTGCTGCGCGATGCCGAAACGCCCCCGCTGGACCGGTTGCGTCGGTTCTTCGAACTGGCCCGCCAACGCTACCAGGAATGGGGCTTCGAGCGCGGCTGCCCCTTCGGCAACCTGGCCCAGGAAATGTGCGATCTTTCGCCAGCCATCTGCGAAAAGCTGCGCGAGGTGCTGGGCGGCCTGTCGAGGGCCATGGGCGACATCCTGCACGAGGCCGCCACACGCGGCGAACTGGCCCCCGGCCTGGAGCCGTACGAGACCGCCGCCTTCGTCATGGACGCCTGGGAAGGGGCCATCCTGCGCATGAAGGCGGAAAAGAACGTCCAGCCCCTGCTGCGGCTGGAACACATGGTTTTTGCCCGCCTTCTGACCGATACCCGGAACGCCGCCCCCAATCAGCCCGATCACCACGGTTAG
- a CDS encoding carboxymuconolactone decarboxylase family protein, translated as MYLVNTVERDKAEGIVADTYALVPAQIDIPVPMRLLSVSPGLMERQANMIRYFRHHDRVSPPLLASIRYVASEKFAYAPCAVFNHDLLRMQGMSEDDIASLSCKPAETPLDETESALLAFVTRAVNEPATVTRAHIEALVELGWRESDVVDAVQVASNMLGMSLMYRTFVRD; from the coding sequence ATGTATCTGGTGAACACCGTGGAACGCGACAAGGCCGAAGGCATCGTGGCAGACACCTACGCCCTGGTTCCCGCGCAGATCGACATTCCCGTGCCCATGCGCCTTCTGAGCGTCAGCCCCGGCCTGATGGAGCGTCAGGCCAACATGATCCGCTATTTCCGCCATCACGACCGGGTGTCTCCCCCGCTGCTGGCGTCCATCCGCTACGTGGCCTCGGAAAAGTTCGCCTATGCCCCGTGCGCCGTATTCAACCACGACCTGCTGCGCATGCAGGGCATGAGCGAGGACGACATCGCCAGCCTGTCCTGCAAGCCCGCCGAAACCCCGCTGGACGAAACCGAAAGCGCCCTGCTGGCCTTCGTGACCAGGGCGGTCAACGAACCGGCCACGGTCACCCGTGCCCACATCGAGGCGCTGGTGGAACTGGGCTGGCGCGAGTCGGACGTGGTGGACGCCGTGCAGGTGGCCTCGAACATGCTGGGCATGTCGTTGATGTACCGCACCTTCGTCCGGGATTAG